A genome region from Penicillium psychrofluorescens genome assembly, chromosome: 3 includes the following:
- a CDS encoding uncharacterized protein (ID:PFLUO_005310-T1.cds;~source:funannotate): MAELTEHDYHSSSDDVESHHSNGVTEDEGGAALEKRSTAASGLSVFEQRTQSVVSRIRSREPGQTARFTHPLTHTKTSPEVVVDFEGPDDPYRPINWGFRKKAVTTVLYGLTTMGSTWASSVFSTGQRQISNEYGVSVEVSTLGTTLLLFGLGLGPLVWAPLSELYGRKPAVLAPYFIAAIFSFGTATAKDLQTIMITRFFTGFFGSAPVTNTGGVLADIWTPEQRGAAIVGYAMAVVGGPVLGPIAGGAIVESYLRWRWTEYLTGIMMMFFLLLDVIFVDESYPPVLLVYKARRLRFESGNWALHARHEEWDVTLKELGNKYLIRPFQLLTTPICFLVALYASFVYGILYLSLAAFPIVFQEVRGWNQVVGALPFLAYLVGIFIGAVANLTNQRFYIKRFKANNNRAVPEARLPPMMVGSVMFAAGMFVFGWTSPKNIHWIAPIIGAVMMGFGFFTIFQAALNYLIDTFQAVSASAVAANTFLRSIFAGCFPLFTNAMFHNLGVPWAASILGFVSIALIPIPYLFYIFGKRIRARGKWSRPSL; encoded by the exons ATGGCCGAATTAACCGAACACGACTATCACTCGTCCAGCGACGACGTTGAATCCCACCACAGCAATGGCGTCACCGAGGATGAAGGCGGGGCGGCACTAGAAAAACGAAGCACGGCGGCGTCAGGCCTGTCGGTGTTCGAGCAACGGACACAATCAGTGGTGTCGCGCATTCGAAGTCGGGAACCTGGTCAAACGGCGCGGTTTACCCATCCTCTAACGCACACCAAGACGAGCCCtgaggtggtggtggatttTGAGGGCCCCGACGATCCTTACAGGCCTATTAACTGGGGATTTAGGAAGAAGGCCGTGACGACGGTGCTGTATGGATTGACCACTATGG GTTCAACATGGGCGAGCTCAGT CTTTTCAACCGGTCAGAGACAAATATCCAATGAATATGGCGTCTCAGTAGAGGTATCGACTCTGGGCACAACCTTGCTCTTGTTCGGCTTAGGCTTGGGACCGCTTGTGTGGGCACCTCTATCAGAGCTATATGGGCGCAAACCGGCCGTGTTGGCACCGTACTTCATTGCGGCTATCTTCTCATTCGGCACCGCAACGGCCAAAGACCTGCAGACGATTATGATAACGCGATTCTTCACTGGCTTTTTCGGCTCGGCCCCCGTCACTAACACTGGAGGCGTTTTGGCCGATATCTGGACGCCCGAGCAGCGCGgcgccgccatcgtcggGTACGCCATGGCTGTCGTTGGCGGGCCTGTCCTCGGTCCGATTGCCGGTGGTGCCATCGTGGAAAGTTATCTTCGTTGGCGATGGACCGAATAC CTTACTGGCATCATGATGATGTTCTTTCTACTCCTCGATGTTatcttcgtcgacgagagcTACCCGCCCGTGCTCCTAGTCTACAAGGCTCGCCGACTCCGGTTCGAAAGCGGGAACTGGGCTCTACATGCCCGCCATGAGGAATGGGACGTAACCttgaaggagctgggcaacAAGTACTTGATACGACCGTTCCAGCTGCTAACCACGCCAATTTGTTTCCTGGTGGCACTGTATGCGTCCTTCGTGTACGGCATTCTGTACCTGAGTCTGGCTGCGTTCCCAATCGTGTTCCAAGAAGTGCGAGGCTGGAACCAGGTGGTTGGCGCCCTGCCGTTCCTGGCATATCTAGtcggcatcttcatcggtGCCGTGGCCAACCTCACCAATCAGCGCTTTTATATCAAACGATTCAAAGCGAACAACAACCGGGCTGTTCCTGAAGCTCGCTTaccgccgatgatggtcgGCTCCGTGATGTTCGCTGCGGGTATGTTCGTCTTCGGTTGGACGAGCCCCAAAAACATTCACTGGATTGCTCCTATCATCGGCGCCGTTATGATGGGCTTCGGGTTCTTTACCATCTTCCAGGCGGCGCTGAACTATCTCATCGATACCTTCCAGGCAGTGTCTGCCAGTGCTGTTGCCGCTAATACCTTTCTACGCTCGATATTCGCCGGCTGTTTCCCACTCTTCACCAACGCCATGTTCCACAATCTCGGTGTACCCTGGGCCGCCAGTATCTTGGGGTTTGTCTCCATTGCTCTCATCCCGATCCCGTACCTCTTCTACATCTTCGGAAAACGGATACGAGCGCGCGGGAAATGGTCGCGTCCGTCACTTTAG
- a CDS encoding uncharacterized protein (ID:PFLUO_005311-T1.cds;~source:funannotate), protein MVKALGVSESIELEKESWIGSRKQKKNGRIPDKLESYLNDHAQLNGKDLGPKIGAILMTLTVEKKKKARHHPEELASIHWGFEKRILMPCIKNDRYIMSEGKIDYILWYGALTELETNFIVVKAKRLSSDHYWNLLQNMAKIHWARKYAMRKSTIYGLATDGAQWRFVHIDEKGQQTGKLLRWDDDSIQVIARINTIIDQAVSLAKHASRRRLHPRQGSVYKMTGCGIWDQVESEEK, encoded by the exons ATGGTCAAGGCACTTGGAGTATCCGAGTCTATCGAACTGGAAAAGGAATCATGGATTGGCTCGCgaaagcagaagaaaaatgGCAGAATTCCTGATAAGCTCG AATCTTACTTAAATGACCACGCCCAGCTAAACGGGAAAGACCTTGGCCCCAAAATCGGTGCGATTTTGATGACTTTGACGgtggagaaaaagaagaaagctAGGCACCACCCAGAAGAACTGGCATCTATTCATTGGGGGTTTGAAAAGCGGATTCTCATGCCATGCATCAAGAATGACCGTTACATCATGAGCGAGGGGAAAATTGATTATATTCTGTGGTACGGAGCCTTGACGGAGCTCGAAACAAATTTCATTGTCGTGAAAGCGAAGAGACTCAGCTCTGATCATTATTGGAACTTGCTGCAGAATATGG CCAAGATCCACTGGGCTCGCAAGTATGCGATGCGAAAGTCTACTATTTACGGCCTAGCTACAGATGGTGCGCAGTGGCGGTTTGTGCATATTGACGAGAAAGGCCAG CAAACCGGCAAGCTCCTGCGCTGGGACGACGACTCAATTCAGGTCATTGCTCGAATCAATACGATTATTGATCAGGCAGTGTCTCTCGCTAAACACGCATCACGGCGGCGGCTACATCCACGGCAGGGTTCAGTGTACAAGATGACGGGCTGTGGAATCTGGGACCAGGTTGAATCTGAGGAGAAATGA
- a CDS encoding uncharacterized protein (ID:PFLUO_005312-T1.cds;~source:funannotate), giving the protein MASYQHIRLATKPTAQISYGFHEPVSTPSTVLVVYLNGMGLPQASWAASITKLQEIRQGSATPALLTYDRFGQGQTTDRDPQDEGASDPTHGHDCLSAVKDLRQLITQVASEKLGVADVDSLSLVLVGNSIGCPLARLYAHEYPRTVAALLLLDSNIANTDFVSVFPDPDAEGFDPATLPPDVTPDLLRTTRTSVRKIFHPDVGSKEGLSRKNLLNLLPASDGPILKGPDGHGPFVTVVGHDFETFAQESTNIGWSKSATTTYLNPFWHKYNEGLVKITEEGRSKGPLQAPGSGHFVQKDNPAFVAQELDELLSKVLQ; this is encoded by the coding sequence ATGGCGAGTTACCAGCACATCCGCCTAGCAACCAAGCCCACAGCCCAAATAAGCTATGGGTTCCACGAGCCTGTCTCCACACCCAGCACTGTGCTAGTCGTCTACTTGAATGGAATGGGTCTCCCCCAAGCATCGTGGGCCGCCTCAATCACCAAACTCCAAGAAATCAGACAAGGCTCAGCCACTCCAGCTCTACTAACATACGACCGCTTCGGCCAAGGCCAGACGACAGATCGCGACCCGCAAGACGAAGGCGCCTCGGACCCAACACACGGCCACGACTGTCTGAGCGCAGTCAAGGATCTCCGACAACTGATTACCCAGGTGGCCAGCGAGAAGCTCGGCGTGGCAGACGTGGACAGCCTCTCCCTCGTGCTGGTGGGCAATTCCATCGGCTGCCCACTCGCCCGTCTCTATGCGCACGAGTATCCCCGCACAGTCGCCGCGCTCCTCTTGCTCGATAGCAATATCGCCAATACGGATTTTGTATCCGTGTTCCCGGACCCAGACGCAGAGGGCTTTGATCCTGCTACTCTCCCGCCAGATGTAACGCCTGATCTTCTGCGCACTACCCGCACAAGCGTGCGCAAGATATTTCATCCTGATGTCGGTAGCAAAGAGGGTCTGAGCCGAAAGAACCTCCTCAATCTGTTACCTGCGAGTGATGGGCCTATTTTAAAGGGTCCCGATGGCCATGGACCCTTTGTTACTGTTGTGGGACATGATTTCGAGACTTTTGCGCAAGAATCGACCAACATCGGATGGTCGAAGTCTGCGACTACGACATATCTGAATCCATTCTGGCATAAGTATAACGAAGGACTGGTCAAAATTAcggaggaggggaggagtAAAGGGCCACTGCAGGCGCCGGGATCGGGGCATTTCGTTCAGAAGGATAATCCGGCATTTGTGGCTCAAGAGTTGGATGAGCTTCTCTCGAAGGTGCTACAGTGA